A window of Citrus sinensis cultivar Valencia sweet orange chromosome 7, DVS_A1.0, whole genome shotgun sequence contains these coding sequences:
- the LOC102616047 gene encoding uncharacterized protein LOC102616047 isoform X1 yields MLPLKLIRSLVLGDTINNNHLLKQSQTSSQNNQLTSSEKTPFLLFLPTKELVTDTYRLATIARDMGMDLYPTPSLSHIIFSYPSPSSSSSSSSSTSPSWHSSMSLSSSLILPHDAVPLTFPSLSTSSLSHLRSFVSLSKGLFKLVFVTGNSESKVDNSSSSHWDCCSFSLFSRLNGDRIDSMEAFSRALAGIGWTLFKTKKNSNSRSVYLFRKVDSGRVRANGCRIRELRLPALDFKNAPLRILQYVVLMTDDVFYLA; encoded by the coding sequence ATGCTCCCACTAAAGCTGATACGCTCTTTGGTTTTGGGTGACACCATTAACAACAATCATCTTCTTAAACAATCACAAACAAGTTCCCAAAACAATCAACTCACATCATCTGAAAAGACaccatttcttctttttcttccaacCAAAGAGCTAGTCACTGATACATACAGATTAGCCACTATCGCAAGAGACATGGGCATGGATTTATACCCAACCCCTTCACTTTCTCATATCATCTTTTCATACCCATCtccatcatcttcatcatcatcatcatcgtcaaCGTCACCTTCCTGGCATTCATCAATGTCCTTATCTTCATCATTGATTTTACCGCACGACGCCGTTCCTCTGACCTTCCCTTCACTTTCCACTTCCTCTTTGTCCCATCTCCGCTCCTTTGTTTCCCTTTCAAAAGGGCTGTTCAAGCTAGTCTTTGTTACCGGGAACAGTGAAAGTAAAGTTGACAACTCAAGTAGCAGCCACTGGGATTGCTGCTCTTTCTCTCTGTTCTCACGGTTAAATGGTGACCGAATCGATTCAATGGAGGCCTTTTCAAGGGCTCTGGCTGGAATAGGATGGACCCTCTtcaaaaccaagaaaaattcCAACTCTAGATCGGTCTACTTGTTTAGGAAAGTGGATTCTGGTCGGGTTCGGGCCAATGGGTGTAGGATTAGGGAGCTGAGGTTGCCTGCACTGGATTTTAAGAATGCCCCTTTAAGGATTTTGCAGTATGTTGTTCTAATGACTGATGATGTCTTCTATCTCGCCTAA
- the LOC102618076 gene encoding protein DOG1-like 2, translating into MSVLPSSIVTFLSSAAAIRNGDNNNSDGESFQKFFESWLVEQNQHLQALISASKQQENNSSSSNFEEQVRVVVEHYEQYYRAKSRWVKLDVLGMLTPSWRSSLEDSFLWIGGWRPSMAFHLLYSKSGLQLEGKLHDLIRGLSSGDLGDLSPTQLTRVDGLQRVIIKEEKDLSEKLAKYQETVADSSLVELSHVVTELMSTNDDRQDSDRRLMDDQIESNFVTKEAKLEEIFHKADDLRLKTFKAVIDILTPIQAVHFLIAAAELHLRLHDWGKQRDARHLYGATTSS; encoded by the coding sequence ATGTCCGTGCTCCCAAGCAGCATAGTCACATTCCTTTCATCCGCTGCAGCCATCAGAAACGGTGATAACAATAATTCTGATGGCGAAAGCTTTCAAAAATTCTTCGAGAGCTGGCTTGTCGAGCAAAACCAACATCTACAAGCTCTCATTTCTGCTTCCAAACAGCAAGAaaacaacagcagcagcagcaatttTGAAGAACAAGTCCGTGTCGTGGTTGAGCATTACGAGCAGTATTATCGAGCCAAGTCAAGATGGGTGAAGCTAGACGTGCTGGGTATGTTGACTCCTTCATGGAGAAGTTCGCTTGAggattcttttctttggattgGTGGCTGGCGACCCAGCATGGCATTTCACTTGCTTTACTCAAAATCCGGCTTACAACTCGAAGGCAAACTCCATGACTTGATTCGCGGGTTGAGTTCTGGTGACTTGGGTGACCTCTCTCCCACTCAACTCACCCGAGTTGATGGCTTACAACGGGTTATAATTAAGGAAGAGAAGGACTTGTCTGAGAAGTTGGCAAAGTATCAAGAGACGGTTGCAGATTCGTCCCTGGTGGAGTTATCACATGTTGTCACTGAGTTGATGAGTACCAATGATGACCGTCAGGATAGCGACCGCAGGCTTATGGATGATCAAATTGAGTCCAATTTCGTAACTAAAGAGGCAAAGTTGGAGGAGATCTTTCACAAGGCTGATGATCTACGGCTGAAAACGTTTAAAGCTGTTATTGACATTTTGACTCCAATTCAGGCCGTCCATTTCCTGATTGCTGCGGCTGAGTTACACTTGAGGCTTCATGATTGGGGGAAACAAAGAGATGCTAGGCATCTTTACGGTGCTACTACCAGCAGCTAA
- the LOC102617414 gene encoding uncharacterized protein LOC102617414 isoform X1 has product MGGKENVPQTTNTGGEVCRVESAEDSRCSLDKEVGLPSCRVCQCAESDKRGDVALAYLGITLPVQKPEAEATPKSNGDTQQPDGEKNLVNNESGYVQFISPDGEVFICNTNTDLEMGPCHNQDTLIELGCSCRGDLALVHYGCALKWFVNHGSTACEICGNGAKNIRVSDFKKVLIALKDFEALRERTATGEPNPAHVHTSSGVDPDAVAAIRRQRLSEISLWFSPHSSNNNHTYSNSTAVSHVVSEQPLSTVTEDVAAAENPATKWAVEGTGILLATGLLTVTLAWLIAPRVGKKTAKSGLHILLGGICALTVVVFFRFFVLTRIKYGPARYWAILFVFWFLVFGIWASRTHGAHTT; this is encoded by the exons ATGGGTGGTAAGGAAAATGTACCACAAACGACAAACACTGGTGGTGAAGTTTGCAGAGTTGAAAGTGCAGAAGATTCACGTTGCAGTCTAGACAAGGAGGTGGGGTTACCAAGTTGCCGAGTTTGCCAGTGTGCTGAATCTGACAAAAGGGGAGATGTTGCTTTAGCATATCTGGGTATTACTCTGCCAGTTCAAAAGCCAGAAGCTGAAGCCACCCCCAAAAGTAATGGGGACACACAACAACCCGATGGTGAAAAAAATCTTGTCAATAATGAATCTGGTTATGTACAGTTCATTAGTCCTGATGGGGAAGTTTTCATTTGTAATACTAATACTGATTTAGAGATGGGTCCGTGTCATAATCAAGACACGCTTATTGAACTTGGTTGTTCTTGCAGAGGTGATCTTGCTTTGGTACATTATGGCTGTGCTCTTAAATGGTTTGTTAATCATGGATCCACCGCTTGTGAAATCTGTGGTAATGGTGCAAAAAATATCAGGGTTTCTGACTTCAAAAAGGTTCTTATTGCATTAAAGGACTTTGAAGCATTAAGGGAGCGCACTGCTACTGGAGAACCCAATCCCGCACATGTGCATACAAGTTCTGGTGTTGATCCTGATGCTGTTGCTGCTATCAGACGGCAACGGCTTAGTGAGATTTCTTTGTGGTTTAGTCCACATAGCAGTAATAATAACCATACTTATAGCAATTCTACTGCAGTTTCACATGTTGTTTCCGAGCAACCTTTGAGTACTGTCACTGAAGATGTTGCCGCTGCTGAAAATCCTGCTACCAAATGGGCTGTGGAAGGTACAGGGATTTTGCTTGCCACGGGGTTACTCACTGTCACTCTTGCATGGCTTATTGCTCCTCGAGTTGGAAAG AAAACGGCTAAAAGTGGTCTTCATATTCTCCTTGGAGGCATTTGTGCTTTGACGGTTGTGGTCTTCTTTCGCTTT TTTGTGCTTACTAGAATCAAGTATGGACCTGCACGCTACTGGGCTATTCTATTTGTCTTTTGGTTTCTTGTCTTTGGCATATGGGCTTCACGAACGCACGGCGCTCATACAACATGA
- the LOC102616047 gene encoding uncharacterized protein LOC102616047 isoform X2 has protein sequence MLPLKLIRSLVLGDTINNNHLLKQSQTSSQNNQLTSSEKTPFLLFLPTKELVTDTYRLATIARDMGMDLYPTPSLSHIIFSYPSPSSSSSSSSSTSPSWHSSMSLSSSLILPHDAVPLTFPSLSTSSLSHLRSFVSLSKGLFKLVFVTGNSESKVDNSSSSHWDCCSFSLFSRLNGDRIDSMEAFSRALAGIGWTLFKTKKNSNSRSVYLFRKVDSGRVRANGCRIRELRLPALDFKNAPLRILQILVFHL, from the exons ATGCTCCCACTAAAGCTGATACGCTCTTTGGTTTTGGGTGACACCATTAACAACAATCATCTTCTTAAACAATCACAAACAAGTTCCCAAAACAATCAACTCACATCATCTGAAAAGACaccatttcttctttttcttccaacCAAAGAGCTAGTCACTGATACATACAGATTAGCCACTATCGCAAGAGACATGGGCATGGATTTATACCCAACCCCTTCACTTTCTCATATCATCTTTTCATACCCATCtccatcatcttcatcatcatcatcatcgtcaaCGTCACCTTCCTGGCATTCATCAATGTCCTTATCTTCATCATTGATTTTACCGCACGACGCCGTTCCTCTGACCTTCCCTTCACTTTCCACTTCCTCTTTGTCCCATCTCCGCTCCTTTGTTTCCCTTTCAAAAGGGCTGTTCAAGCTAGTCTTTGTTACCGGGAACAGTGAAAGTAAAGTTGACAACTCAAGTAGCAGCCACTGGGATTGCTGCTCTTTCTCTCTGTTCTCACGGTTAAATGGTGACCGAATCGATTCAATGGAGGCCTTTTCAAGGGCTCTGGCTGGAATAGGATGGACCCTCTtcaaaaccaagaaaaattcCAACTCTAGATCGGTCTACTTGTTTAGGAAAGTGGATTCTGGTCGGGTTCGGGCCAATGGGTGTAGGATTAGGGAGCTGAGGTTGCCTGCACTGGATTTTAAGAATGCCCCTTTAAGGATTTTGCA GATTCTGGTGTTTCACTTGTAA
- the LOC102617414 gene encoding uncharacterized protein LOC102617414 isoform X2 — translation MGGKENVPQTTNTGGEVCRVESAEDSRCSLDKEVGLPSCRVCQCAESDKRGDVALAYLGITLPVQKPEAEATPKSNGDTQQPDGEKNLVNNESGYVQFISPDGEVFICNTNTDLEMGPCHNQDTLIELGCSCRGDLALVHYGCALKWFVNHGSTACEICGNGAKNIRVSDFKKVLIALKDFEALRERTATGEPNPAHVHTSSGVDPDAVAAIRRQRLISHVVSEQPLSTVTEDVAAAENPATKWAVEGTGILLATGLLTVTLAWLIAPRVGKKTAKSGLHILLGGICALTVVVFFRFFVLTRIKYGPARYWAILFVFWFLVFGIWASRTHGAHTT, via the exons ATGGGTGGTAAGGAAAATGTACCACAAACGACAAACACTGGTGGTGAAGTTTGCAGAGTTGAAAGTGCAGAAGATTCACGTTGCAGTCTAGACAAGGAGGTGGGGTTACCAAGTTGCCGAGTTTGCCAGTGTGCTGAATCTGACAAAAGGGGAGATGTTGCTTTAGCATATCTGGGTATTACTCTGCCAGTTCAAAAGCCAGAAGCTGAAGCCACCCCCAAAAGTAATGGGGACACACAACAACCCGATGGTGAAAAAAATCTTGTCAATAATGAATCTGGTTATGTACAGTTCATTAGTCCTGATGGGGAAGTTTTCATTTGTAATACTAATACTGATTTAGAGATGGGTCCGTGTCATAATCAAGACACGCTTATTGAACTTGGTTGTTCTTGCAGAGGTGATCTTGCTTTGGTACATTATGGCTGTGCTCTTAAATGGTTTGTTAATCATGGATCCACCGCTTGTGAAATCTGTGGTAATGGTGCAAAAAATATCAGGGTTTCTGACTTCAAAAAGGTTCTTATTGCATTAAAGGACTTTGAAGCATTAAGGGAGCGCACTGCTACTGGAGAACCCAATCCCGCACATGTGCATACAAGTTCTGGTGTTGATCCTGATGCTGTTGCTGCTATCAGACGGCAACGGCTTA TTTCACATGTTGTTTCCGAGCAACCTTTGAGTACTGTCACTGAAGATGTTGCCGCTGCTGAAAATCCTGCTACCAAATGGGCTGTGGAAGGTACAGGGATTTTGCTTGCCACGGGGTTACTCACTGTCACTCTTGCATGGCTTATTGCTCCTCGAGTTGGAAAG AAAACGGCTAAAAGTGGTCTTCATATTCTCCTTGGAGGCATTTGTGCTTTGACGGTTGTGGTCTTCTTTCGCTTT TTTGTGCTTACTAGAATCAAGTATGGACCTGCACGCTACTGGGCTATTCTATTTGTCTTTTGGTTTCTTGTCTTTGGCATATGGGCTTCACGAACGCACGGCGCTCATACAACATGA